A window of Ictalurus furcatus strain D&B chromosome 18, Billie_1.0, whole genome shotgun sequence contains these coding sequences:
- the LOC128622283 gene encoding olfactory receptor 1-like, with product MENRSYRYEILRIEGLRITPYSAYPVFVLLFLIYVFIMVSNIGIVMMIAMQKSLHKPMYLLFCNLPVNDALNATVVLPGLLKYILVESDRYISYAACVIQAFGVHTLGTNAHYILIIMAYDRYVAICEPLRYHTIMTNKMVVGLSETAWVTSTVQVLIVFSLSIRLSHCTSTISNPYCDNPSLFKLSCEDVSLNHIVGLFITVLFWIISVSSISLTYLKIAQVCLKNRNSTLKSKAIKTCSTHLIVYLILFGCGCTVIILHRFSAYEGLRNLASVLLYVIPPSLNPVIYGLQTKEIRQGIEQMFLRRKVLPG from the coding sequence ATGGAAAACAGATCATACAGATACGAGATCCTCAGGATTGAAGGATTGCGGATCACACCTTACTCCGCTTATCCGGTGTTCGTTCTTCTTTTCCTGATCTATGTGTTCATTATGGTATCGAACAttggcattgtcatgatgaTAGCAATGCAGAAATCTCTTCACAAACCAATGTACCTTCTCTTCTGTAACCTCCCTGTGAATGATGCACTCAATGCTACCGTTGTACTTCCTGGTTTACTCAAATACATCTTGGTGGAATCTGACAGGTATATCAGCTATGCCGCTTGTGTAATTCAAGCCTTTGGGGTTCACACATTGGGCACAaatgcacactatatattaataatcatgGCTTACGACAGGTACGTGGCCATATGCGAGCCGTTACGATACCACACCATAATGACTAACAAAATGGTTGTAGGTCTGTCTGAAACAGCATGGGTGACTTCTACTGTCCAGGTCTTGATCGTATTCTCCCTCTCTATAAGGCTCTCTCATTGTACTTCAACGATATCAAATCCCTACTGTGACAATCCTTCTCTGTTTAAACTTTCTTGTGAGGATGTGTCTTTAAATCACATCGTTGGTTTATTTATCACTGTCCTGTTTTGGATTATCTCGGTATCGTCGATCAGTCTGACTTATCTAAAGATCGCACAGGTTTGTCTAAAAAATCGAAACAGCACACTGAAGAGCAAGGCTATAAAAACATGCAGCACCCATCTGATTGTGTATCTCATTCTCTTTGGATGTGGCTGTACTGTGATCATTTTGCACCGTTTCTCAGCTTATGAGGGACTTCGGAATCTGGCCAGTGTCTTACTTTATGTTATTCCTCCAAGCCTCAACCCGGTCATATACGGCCTTCAAACCAAAGAAATAAGACAGGGGATTGAGCAGATGTTCCTGAGAAGGAAAGTCCTTCCAGGATGA
- the LOC128622341 gene encoding olfactory receptor 52N5-like: protein MENRSYRYEILRIEGLRITPYSAYPVFVLLFLIYVFIMVSNIGIVMMIAMQKSLHKPMYLLFCNLPVNDALNATVVLPGLLKYILVESDRYISYAACVIQAFGVHTLSTSSHTILIIMAYDRYVAICEPLRYHTIMTNKMVVGLSVTAWVTANVMILIIFSLSIRLSHCTSTISNPYCDNPSLFKLSCEDVSLNQIVGLFLTVVFWIISVSSISLTYLKIAQVCLKNRNSTLKSKAIKTCSTHLIVYLILFGCGCTVIILHRFSAYEGLRNLASVLLYVIPPSLNPVIYGLQTKEIRQGIEQMFLRRKVLPG from the coding sequence ATGGAAAACAGATCATACAGATACGAGATCCTCAGGATTGAAGGATTGCGGATCACACCTTACTCCGCTTATCCGGTGTTCGTTCTTCTTTTCCTGATCTATGTGTTCATTATGGTATCGAACAttggcattgtcatgatgaTAGCAATGCAGAAATCTCTTCACAAACCAATGTACCTTCTCTTCTGTAACCTCCCTGTGAATGATGCACTCAATGCTACCGTTGTACTTCCTGGTTTACTCAAATACATCTTGGTGGAATCTGACAGGTATATCAGCTATGCCGCTTGTGTAATTCAAGCCTTTGGGGTTCACACATTGAGCACAAGTTCCCACACTATATTAATAATCATGGCTTACGACAGGTACGTGGCCATATGCGAGCCGTTACGATACCACACCATAATGACTAACAAAATGGTTGTAGGTCTGTCTGTAACAGCATGGGTGACTGCTAATGTCATGATCTTGATCATATTCTCCCTCTCTATAAGGCTCTCTCATTGTACTTCAACGATATCAAATCCCTACTGTGACAATCCTTCTCTGTTTAAACTTTCTTGTGAGGATGTGTCTTTAAATCAGATTGTTGGTTTATTTCTCACTGTCGTGTTTTGGATTATCTCGGTATCGTCGATCAGTCTGACTTATCTAAAGATCGCACAGGTTTGTCTAAAAAATCGAAACAGCACACTGAAGAGCAAGGCTATAAAAACATGCAGCACCCATCTGATTGTGTATCTCATTCTCTTTGGATGTGGCTGTACTGTGATCATTTTGCACCGTTTCTCAGCTTATGAGGGACTTCGGAATCTGGCCAGTGTCTTACTTTATGTTATTCCTCCAAGCCTCAACCCAGTCATATACGGCCTTCAAACCAAAGAAATAAGACAGGGGATTGAGCAGATGTTCCTGAGAAGGAAAGTCCTTCCAGGATGA